In the genome of Streptomyces sp. 846.5, the window TGCGGCAGCTCCGCTGCCTTGTGGCGATCGTCGACACGGGCAGCTTCACCGACGCCGCCCTGGAGCTGGGCGTTTCGCAGGCTGCCGTCTCCCGCACTCTGGCCGCTCTGGAGAGCGTCCTCGGCACGCGGCTGCTCCACCGCAGCAGCCGGAGCATCGCCCTGACGCCTGCCGGCGCCCTGGTCCTGGGGCGGGCCCGTCACCTGCTCGCGGAGGTGGACGACCTGGTCCGGGAGGCCGCCAGTGGGCACACCAGGCTGCGGATCGGCCACGCCTGGTCGGCGCTGGGGCACCACACCGCCGCCTTCCAACGCCGCTGGGCCGCCGCCCACCCGGAGATCGAGATGCAGCTGATCCGCACCAACACCTCCACCGGAGGGCTGGCGGAGGGCGTGTGCGACCTGGCGGTCGTCCGCGGGGCGTTCGACGCCCAGCGCTTCGCCAGCACCGTCGTCGGACTCGAACGCCGGGTGGTCGCCGTCGCCGCGGACGACCCATGGGCCAGGCGCCGCTCGATCGGCCTGGACGAGACCCGCGAGCGCACCGTGGTCATCGACCGCCGCACCGGGACCACCACCCCCGAACTGTGGCCCACCGGTGCCCGCCCACCACTGGAGTACACCAAGGACATCGACGACTGGCT includes:
- a CDS encoding LysR family transcriptional regulator — encoded protein: MDVELRQLRCLVAIVDTGSFTDAALELGVSQAAVSRTLAALESVLGTRLLHRSSRSIALTPAGALVLGRARHLLAEVDDLVREAASGHTRLRIGHAWSALGHHTAAFQRRWAAAHPEIEMQLIRTNTSTGGLAEGVCDLAVVRGAFDAQRFASTVVGLERRVVAVAADDPWARRRSIGLDETRERTVVIDRRTGTTTPELWPTGARPPLEYTKDIDDWLAAITTGRCIGITPESTATQYRREGIAFRPLRGTAPVPVHLVWHRHDPHPATANAVALIAELYAGATTATSGRG